Proteins from one bacterium genomic window:
- a CDS encoding CHAD domain-containing protein, whose protein sequence is MAVHVLPAGLGVEELAERLAPLGHVRVAGARTERITLLDTFDWRLHRAGVRLDAAGGPPPHLRLRPLQGGRPLAAARTGGVPRWIRDLPPGTLRERLAPLVEPRALLPLATGSVTVTRLELTVSGRAQPLVLSHEAALVAAPGAEPCLPLRPALVTPDTAQAAPLRALAAAWPDVEPAPADTVAALLEPLGRAPRDYSGKVRVPLDPAAPARDAARALLLHLLGTLEANLPGVRADTDPEFLHDVRVAVRRTRSALGQLKGVLPPATAARFAAAFAGLQELTGPARDLDVYVLELPALGRLL, encoded by the coding sequence ATGGCCGTCCACGTTCTCCCCGCCGGGCTGGGCGTCGAGGAGCTGGCCGAGCGCCTCGCGCCGCTGGGGCACGTGCGCGTCGCGGGCGCGCGCACCGAGCGGATCACGCTGCTCGACACCTTCGACTGGCGGCTGCACCGCGCCGGCGTGCGGCTGGACGCGGCCGGCGGTCCGCCGCCGCACCTGCGCCTGAGGCCCCTCCAGGGGGGACGGCCGCTCGCCGCCGCGCGCACCGGCGGCGTGCCGCGCTGGATCCGCGACCTGCCACCCGGCACGCTCCGCGAGCGTCTCGCGCCGCTCGTCGAACCGCGCGCGCTGCTGCCGCTGGCAACGGGCAGCGTCACGGTGACGCGCCTCGAACTGACGGTCTCCGGCCGGGCGCAGCCGCTGGTCCTCTCGCACGAGGCCGCGCTGGTCGCGGCGCCAGGCGCCGAGCCGTGCCTGCCGCTGCGCCCGGCGCTGGTCACGCCCGACACCGCCCAGGCCGCGCCGCTGCGCGCTCTGGCAGCGGCCTGGCCCGATGTCGAGCCGGCCCCGGCGGATACGGTCGCCGCGCTGCTCGAGCCGCTCGGCCGCGCGCCCCGGGACTACTCGGGCAAGGTCCGCGTCCCGCTCGATCCGGCCGCGCCGGCGCGCGACGCCGCGAGGGCGCTGCTGCTGCACCTGCTGGGCACGCTCGAGGCCAACCTCCCCGGCGTGCGCGCCGACACCGACCCGGAGTTCCTGCACGACGTGCGCGTCGCGGTGCGCCGCACCCGCTCGGCGCTCGGCCAGCTCAAGGGGGTCCTGCCGCCGGCGACGGCCGCGCGGTTCGCCGCGGCCTTCGCGGGCCTGCAGGAGCTCACCGGGCCGGCCCGCGACCTGGACGTGTACGTCCTCGAGCTGCCCGCGCTCGGCCGGCTGCTGC